The following coding sequences are from one Paracoccus alcaliphilus window:
- the trbL gene encoding P-type conjugative transfer protein TrbL has translation MGNTGVIDNFLGVFTSYIDSGFGLLGGEVAFIATTLIVIDVTLAALFWAWGADDDIIARLVKKTLFIGVFAYIIGNWNNLARIVFESFAGLGLMASGTGFSVTDLMRPGRVAQTGLDAGRPLLDSISDLMGWISFFENFIQIACLLFAWALVVLAFFILAIQLFVTLIEFKLTTLAGFVLIPFGLFGKTAFMAEKVLGNVVSSGIKVLVLAVIIGIGSTLFSQFTAGFGGATPTIDDAMAIVLAALSLLGLGIFGPGIANGIVSGGPQLGAGAAVGTGLAVAGAGVAAGGGAMLAAKGGAAALSGGAAAVRGGATAAGAATAAYSVGALGQSGAVGVASGLGGVARAAGSAAVSPLKRAVSKATESVKSSFSGGARAAFGVTGGSSTAGTVGGASADPTAAASGPAGSPPAWAQRMRRSQAMNHGTTMAAHAVRSGDSHGSGSSINLSESDRS, from the coding sequence ATGGGCAACACGGGCGTCATCGACAATTTCCTCGGAGTCTTCACCTCCTACATCGACAGTGGTTTTGGGCTGCTCGGCGGCGAGGTCGCCTTCATCGCCACAACGCTGATCGTCATCGACGTGACGCTCGCCGCGCTCTTTTGGGCATGGGGCGCGGATGACGACATTATCGCGCGGCTGGTCAAAAAGACGCTGTTCATCGGCGTCTTCGCCTACATCATCGGCAATTGGAACAACCTCGCCCGCATCGTCTTCGAGAGTTTCGCCGGCCTCGGCCTCATGGCCTCGGGCACCGGCTTTTCCGTCACCGATCTGATGCGGCCGGGCCGCGTGGCGCAGACCGGCCTCGACGCCGGCCGTCCGCTTCTCGATTCCATTTCCGACCTGATGGGCTGGATCAGCTTCTTCGAGAACTTCATCCAGATCGCGTGCCTGCTGTTTGCATGGGCGCTGGTGGTGCTGGCCTTCTTCATCCTCGCCATCCAGCTTTTCGTGACGCTGATCGAGTTCAAGCTGACCACGCTCGCCGGCTTCGTCCTGATCCCCTTCGGCCTGTTCGGCAAGACCGCCTTCATGGCCGAGAAGGTCTTGGGCAATGTGGTGTCGTCCGGCATCAAGGTCTTGGTGCTCGCCGTCATCATCGGCATCGGCAGCACCTTATTTTCGCAATTCACGGCCGGTTTCGGCGGGGCAACCCCGACCATCGACGACGCCATGGCGATTGTGCTGGCAGCCCTGTCGCTGCTCGGCCTCGGCATCTTCGGCCCCGGCATCGCCAACGGCATCGTCTCTGGCGGCCCGCAGCTCGGCGCGGGCGCGGCCGTGGGAACCGGCCTTGCGGTCGCAGGTGCAGGTGTCGCCGCTGGCGGCGGGGCTATGCTTGCGGCCAAGGGCGGTGCTGCCGCCCTCTCCGGTGGGGCCGCGGCCGTCCGCGGCGGTGCGACCGCCGCGGGCGCGGCAACCGCAGCCTATAGCGTCGGCGCGCTCGGCCAGTCCGGCGCGGTCGGTGTTGCTTCCGGCCTTGGTGGTGTTGCCCGCGCCGCAGGCTCGGCCGCCGTCTCTCCCTTGAAGCGCGCCGTCTCGAAAGCCACCGAGAGCGTCAAGTCCAGCTTTTCCGGTGGCGCACGCGCCGCCTTCGGTGTGACCGGCGGCTCATCCACCGCAGGCACGGTCGGCGGCGCGAGCGCCGATCCCACCGCAGCAGCATCCGGCCCGGCCGGCAGCCCGCCCGCATGGGCGCAACGGATGCGGCGCTCGCAGGCCATGAACCACGGCACGACCATGGCCGCCCATGCGGTGCGCTCCGGCGACAGCCACGGCTCCGGTTCCTCCATCAACCTTTCCGAAAGTGACCGCTCATGA
- the trbK-alt gene encoding putative entry exclusion protein TrbK-alt: protein MDGKMLARLGAVVFVAIALTVTAIDMARKDEPSAPLPASALQPPPDPLRASLRRCQQLGEAAASDADCLAAWAESRDRFLGRDRSEAR from the coding sequence ATGGACGGCAAGATGCTGGCCCGGCTCGGGGCCGTGGTGTTCGTTGCGATTGCCTTGACAGTGACCGCAATCGACATGGCGCGGAAGGATGAACCTTCCGCGCCGCTCCCGGCCTCGGCCCTCCAGCCGCCGCCCGATCCCCTGCGCGCCAGCCTGCGCCGTTGCCAGCAGCTCGGCGAGGCCGCCGCAAGCGATGCCGACTGCCTCGCCGCTTGGGCTGAATCCCGCGACCGCTTCCTCGGCCGTGACCGCAGCGAGGCGCGCTGA
- the trbJ gene encoding P-type conjugative transfer protein TrbJ, producing MTYPKIVGASALALALAMPVALSPMLASPAHAQFGFGRIVYDPTNYAQNLLTAARTLEQINNQIQSLQNEAQMLINQARNLASLPYSSLQQLQQSVQRTQQLLGQAQNIAFEVGQIDQAFQKQYGNVSLSATDAQLVADARSRWENTVGSLQDAMRVQAGAVGNIDSNRAEMAALVGQSQGATGALQATQAGNQLLALQSQQLSDLIAVISANGRADALTEAERATAAEQGRIQRERFLTPGTGYLPGNAQMFNNGNN from the coding sequence ATGACCTATCCCAAGATCGTTGGGGCCTCGGCCCTCGCGCTGGCGCTCGCCATGCCCGTCGCGCTTTCGCCCATGCTGGCAAGCCCGGCCCATGCACAATTCGGCTTCGGCCGGATCGTCTATGACCCGACCAACTATGCGCAAAACCTGCTTACCGCCGCGCGCACGCTGGAGCAGATCAACAACCAGATTCAGAGCCTCCAGAACGAGGCGCAGATGCTCATCAATCAGGCCCGCAATCTGGCGAGCCTGCCATATTCCTCGCTCCAGCAGCTCCAGCAGAGCGTCCAGCGCACGCAGCAGCTTCTCGGGCAGGCACAGAACATCGCCTTCGAGGTCGGCCAGATCGACCAAGCGTTCCAGAAGCAATATGGCAATGTCTCGCTTTCGGCGACCGACGCCCAGCTTGTCGCCGATGCGCGCAGCCGGTGGGAGAACACGGTCGGCAGCTTGCAGGACGCCATGCGCGTGCAGGCGGGAGCGGTCGGCAATATCGACAGCAACCGCGCCGAAATGGCCGCGCTGGTCGGCCAGAGCCAAGGCGCGACCGGCGCGCTGCAAGCCACGCAGGCCGGCAACCAGCTTCTCGCCCTCCAGTCGCAGCAGCTTTCCGACCTGATCGCGGTCATCTCGGCCAATGGCCGGGCCGACGCGCTGACCGAGGCCGAGCGCGCGACCGCTGCTGAACAGGGCCGCATCCAGCGCGAGCGGTTCCTGACACCCGGCACCGGCTACCTGCCGGGCAACGCGCAGATGTTCAACAACGGCAACAACTGA
- the trbE gene encoding conjugal transfer protein TrbE — MMNLAEYRSTATRLADYLPWAALVGSGVVLNKDGSFQRTAKFRGPDLDSAVAAELVAVAGRINNAVRRLGSGWSIFVEAQRSEAATYPDSRFPDAASALVDAERKAGFEEADAHFVSGYFLTFLWLPPAEEAARTEAWLYEGREKTGVDPWELMRGFIDRTDRVLALLDGFMPECRWMDDGATLTYLHSTISTNRHRVRVPEVPMHLDALLADQPLTGGLEPRLGDTHLRVLTIVGFPTATMPGLLDEMNRLPFPYRWGTRAILLDKTDATRLLTRIRRQWFAKRKSIAAILKEVMTNEASALVDTDAANKALDADMALQELGADVAGMAYVTATVTVWDADPRVAQEKLRLVEKIVQGRDFTVMPESVNAVDAWLGSLPGHAYANVRQPPISTLNLAHMIPLSAVWAGPERDEHFGAPPLLFGKTEGSTPFRLSLHVGDVGHTLVVGPTGAGKSVLLALMALQFRRYAGSQVFAFDFGGSIRAAALAMGGDWHDLGGGLTEGDEASVSLQPLARIHDTYERAWAADWIAAILMREGLAITPEVKEHLWTALTSLASAPVEERTITGLAVLLQSNDLKQALRPFCVGGAYGRLLDAETEHLGSADVQAFEIEGLVGTGAAPAVLAYLFHRIGDRLDGRPTLLIIDEGWLALDDEGFAGQLREWLKTLRKKNASVIFATQSLSDIDGSNIAPAIIESCPTRLLLPNERAIEPQITAIYRRFGLNDRQIEILARATPKRDYYCQSRRGNRLFELGLSEVGLALCAASAKSDQTLIAQIVAERGRDGFLAAWLRERGVDWAADLIPNLTNLADRPESAAPAPLDSHPTQEILP, encoded by the coding sequence ATGATGAACCTTGCCGAATACCGCAGCACCGCCACCCGACTCGCCGACTATCTGCCATGGGCGGCACTGGTCGGCTCCGGCGTCGTCTTGAACAAGGATGGGAGTTTTCAGAGGACCGCGAAGTTTCGCGGCCCCGATCTGGATTCCGCCGTCGCGGCCGAGCTGGTCGCCGTCGCCGGCCGCATCAACAACGCCGTGCGCCGTCTCGGCTCCGGCTGGAGCATCTTCGTCGAGGCACAGCGCAGCGAGGCGGCGACCTATCCCGATAGTCGCTTTCCCGATGCCGCGTCGGCGCTGGTCGATGCGGAACGGAAGGCTGGTTTCGAGGAAGCGGACGCGCATTTCGTGTCCGGCTACTTCCTCACCTTCCTCTGGCTGCCCCCGGCCGAGGAAGCCGCCCGCACTGAGGCATGGCTCTATGAGGGCCGCGAGAAAACCGGCGTGGACCCGTGGGAGCTGATGCGCGGCTTCATCGACCGCACCGACCGCGTGCTGGCGCTGCTCGACGGCTTCATGCCCGAGTGCCGTTGGATGGATGACGGCGCAACGCTGACCTACCTCCATTCCACCATCTCAACCAACCGCCATCGCGTGCGCGTGCCCGAGGTGCCGATGCACCTCGACGCGCTGCTCGCCGACCAGCCGTTGACTGGCGGGCTGGAGCCGCGCCTTGGCGACACACATCTGCGCGTCCTGACCATCGTGGGATTCCCGACCGCAACGATGCCGGGCCTGCTCGACGAGATGAACCGGCTGCCGTTCCCCTACAGGTGGGGCACGCGCGCGATCCTGCTCGACAAGACCGATGCGACCCGGTTGCTGACCCGCATCCGTCGCCAATGGTTCGCTAAGCGCAAGAGCATCGCGGCGATCTTGAAAGAGGTGATGACCAACGAGGCGTCCGCCCTTGTGGACACCGACGCGGCGAACAAGGCGCTCGACGCCGACATGGCGTTGCAGGAGCTTGGGGCAGACGTGGCGGGCATGGCCTACGTCACGGCGACCGTCACCGTATGGGATGCCGACCCGCGCGTGGCGCAAGAGAAGCTGCGCCTGGTCGAGAAGATCGTTCAGGGCCGTGACTTCACCGTCATGCCCGAGAGCGTCAACGCGGTTGACGCATGGCTCGGCAGTCTGCCCGGACACGCCTACGCCAATGTCCGCCAGCCGCCCATCAGCACTTTGAATCTCGCCCACATGATCCCGCTTTCAGCGGTGTGGGCGGGGCCGGAACGGGACGAGCATTTCGGTGCACCCCCTTTGCTCTTTGGAAAGACTGAAGGCTCAACCCCGTTCCGGCTAAGTCTCCATGTCGGCGACGTAGGACACACCCTTGTCGTTGGCCCGACCGGCGCGGGCAAATCCGTGCTGCTGGCGCTCATGGCCTTGCAGTTCCGGCGCTATGCGGGATCGCAGGTTTTCGCCTTCGACTTCGGCGGCAGCATCCGCGCCGCCGCGCTCGCCATGGGCGGGGATTGGCACGATTTGGGCGGTGGCCTCACGGAAGGAGATGAGGCGTCCGTTTCGCTCCAGCCACTTGCCCGCATCCACGACACCTATGAACGCGCATGGGCGGCGGACTGGATTGCGGCCATCCTCATGCGCGAGGGGCTGGCGATCACGCCCGAGGTCAAGGAACACCTTTGGACGGCGCTGACTTCGCTCGCTTCCGCGCCGGTCGAGGAACGGACCATCACCGGCCTTGCGGTGCTGTTGCAATCCAACGATCTGAAACAGGCGCTCCGTCCGTTCTGCGTCGGCGGTGCCTATGGCCGGCTGCTCGACGCCGAGACAGAGCATTTGGGATCGGCGGACGTGCAAGCCTTCGAGATCGAGGGCCTTGTCGGGACCGGCGCGGCCCCTGCCGTGCTTGCTTATCTGTTCCATCGTATCGGCGACCGGCTCGATGGCCGCCCCACGCTGCTCATCATAGATGAAGGCTGGCTTGCCCTGGACGACGAGGGTTTCGCCGGCCAGCTCCGTGAGTGGCTGAAAACGCTGCGCAAGAAGAACGCCAGCGTCATCTTCGCCACACAAAGCCTGTCCGACATTGACGGCAGCAACATCGCGCCCGCGATTATCGAGAGCTGCCCGACGCGACTCTTGCTGCCGAACGAGCGCGCCATCGAGCCGCAGATCACGGCCATCTATCGCCGCTTCGGCCTCAATGACAGGCAGATCGAAATCCTCGCACGGGCCACGCCCAAGCGGGATTATTACTGCCAGTCACGGCGCGGCAATCGCCTGTTCGAGCTTGGCCTGTCCGAAGTCGGCCTCGCCCTCTGCGCCGCATCCGCCAAATCCGACCAGACCCTCATTGCGCAGATCGTCGCCGAACGCGGCCGCGACGGCTTCCTCGCCGCATGGCTGCGCGAGCGCGGCGTCGATTGGGCGGCCGACCTGATCCCGAACCTCACCAATCTTGCCGACCGGCCGGAATCCGCCGCGCCGGCCCCGCTCGATAGCCACCCCACACAGGAGATTCTTCCATGA
- a CDS encoding VirB3 family type IV secretion system protein → MAGGLEQLDAVPGFTVPVHRALTEHILLGGAPRSIAILNGTLAGAVGLGLRLWLVGIAIWAIGHFAAVWAAKRDPLFVEVGRRHLRIPGHLAV, encoded by the coding sequence ATGGCGGGCGGCCTCGAACAGCTCGACGCGGTGCCGGGGTTCACGGTCCCGGTCCATCGGGCGCTGACCGAGCATATTTTGCTCGGCGGCGCACCGCGCTCCATCGCGATTCTGAACGGCACGCTGGCCGGGGCCGTGGGCCTCGGCCTGCGCCTCTGGCTGGTCGGCATCGCCATCTGGGCCATCGGTCATTTCGCGGCCGTGTGGGCGGCAAAGCGCGATCCCCTCTTTGTCGAGGTCGGGCGGCGGCATCTGCGCATCCCCGGCCATCTGGCGGTGTGA
- a CDS encoding TrbC/VirB2 family protein — protein sequence MIRTISRGYRFAATAASTLVISFMLAPAAHASGSSMPWEAPLQSILQSIEGPVAKIIAVIIIIVTGLTLAFGDTGGGFRKLIQIVFGLSIAFAASSFFLSFFSFGGGALI from the coding sequence ATGATCCGCACGATTTCGCGCGGCTATCGCTTCGCCGCGACCGCCGCATCCACCCTTGTCATCAGCTTCATGCTCGCCCCGGCCGCCCATGCGTCCGGTTCGTCGATGCCGTGGGAAGCACCGCTCCAAAGCATCCTCCAGTCCATCGAAGGGCCGGTCGCCAAGATCATCGCCGTCATCATCATCATCGTGACCGGCCTGACTTTGGCCTTCGGCGATACGGGCGGCGGCTTTCGCAAGCTGATCCAGATCGTGTTCGGCCTGTCCATCGCCTTCGCGGCGTCGAGCTTCTTCCTGTCGTTCTTCTCGTTCGGCGGCGGGGCGCTCATCTGA
- the trbB gene encoding P-type conjugative transfer ATPase TrbB, with product MTTNHQKPESIARGARMLRTALGPAIARLLEDPAVVEVMLNPDGRLWVDRLSEGLSDTGERLSAADGERIVRLVAHHVGAEVHARSPRVSAELPESGERFEGLLPPVVAAPTFAIRKPAVAVFTLDDYVAAGIMSTDQAETLREAVASRANILVAGGTSTGKTTLTNALLAEVAKTADRVVIIEDTRELQCAAPNLVAMRTKDGVATLSDLVRSSLRLRPDRIPIGEVRGSEALDLLKAWGTGHPGGIGTIHAGTGIGALRRLEQLIQEAVVTVPRALIAETIDLVAVLSGRGSARRLAELARVEGLGPDGDYRITHPIPLAIPTSTGESS from the coding sequence ATGACCACCAACCACCAAAAACCGGAATCCATCGCGCGCGGCGCGCGCATGTTGCGCACCGCGCTCGGCCCCGCCATTGCCCGGCTGCTCGAAGACCCGGCCGTCGTCGAGGTGATGCTGAACCCGGATGGTCGCCTTTGGGTGGACCGGCTATCCGAAGGGCTTTCCGACACGGGCGAGCGACTGTCCGCCGCCGATGGCGAACGCATCGTTCGGCTAGTCGCGCATCATGTCGGCGCGGAGGTTCATGCCCGCAGCCCCCGCGTCTCGGCCGAACTGCCCGAGAGCGGGGAGCGGTTTGAAGGGCTATTGCCGCCCGTGGTCGCTGCCCCGACCTTCGCCATCCGCAAGCCCGCCGTCGCGGTGTTCACGCTCGACGACTATGTGGCGGCGGGCATCATGTCCACCGATCAGGCGGAAACGCTGCGCGAAGCCGTCGCATCCCGCGCCAATATCTTGGTAGCGGGCGGCACCAGCACCGGCAAAACCACGCTGACCAATGCGCTGCTCGCCGAGGTGGCGAAGACGGCGGATCGCGTCGTCATCATCGAGGACACGCGCGAGCTGCAATGCGCCGCGCCCAACCTTGTCGCCATGCGGACGAAAGACGGCGTGGCGACGCTTTCCGATCTGGTCCGGTCCTCGCTGCGCCTGCGCCCCGACCGCATCCCTATCGGCGAGGTGCGCGGATCGGAAGCCCTCGACCTGCTCAAAGCATGGGGCACGGGCCATCCGGGCGGGATCGGCACCATTCATGCAGGCACCGGCATCGGCGCGCTGCGCCGCCTTGAACAGCTCATCCAAGAGGCTGTCGTCACCGTCCCGCGCGCCCTGATCGCCGAGACAATCGACCTCGTTGCCGTCCTTTCCGGGCGCGGTTCCGCGCGCCGGCTGGCCGAACTCGCCCGCGTCGAAGGGCTGGGACCGGACGGCGACTACCGCATCACGCATCCCATCCCTTTGGCAATCCCCACCAGCACAGGAGAATCTTCATGA
- a CDS encoding conjugal transfer protein TraG, with protein sequence MRGGRILWGQIGAVFTIVLVMVWAATQWTAFRLGFQPQLGAPWFELAGLPVYYPPAFFWWWFSFDAYAPAIFVEGGIIAVSGGFLAIAAAIFMSIIRAREARNVATYGSARWAEDREIRAAGLLGPDGVLLGRYDRDYLRHDGPEHVLCFAPTRSGKGVGLVVPTLLTWPASAIVHDIKGENWTLTAGFRAKHGRVLLFDPTNARSSAYNPLLEVRQGEWEVRDVQNIADILVDPEGSLDKRNHWEKTSHSLLVGAILHVLYAEKDKTLAGVANFLSDPRRPVEATLRAMMDTPHLGEAGAHPVIASSARELLNKSENERSGVLSTAMSFLGLYRDPVVARVTARCDWRIADLVGSRQPVTLYLVVPPSDINRTKPLIRLILNQIGRRLTEELTTSGKRHRLLLMLDEFPALGRLDFFESALAFMAGYGIKGFLIAQSLNQIERAYGPNNAILDNCHVRVSFATNDERTAKRVSDALGTATELRDSTNYAGHRLAPWLGHLMVSRQETARPLLTPGEIMQLPPTDEIVMVAGTPPIRATKARYFEDARLQERILTPPDLVAAPLAPSPSADDWSGRVVAAESHSATDAAHGAEGDPANAGIRREPELPEHEEIVAPPPSPEQEFEFVDDEPDVDAAKARAMRQRMRMVARQVALNPDDGIDL encoded by the coding sequence ATGCGCGGAGGCCGAATCCTTTGGGGGCAGATTGGTGCCGTCTTCACCATCGTTCTGGTGATGGTGTGGGCAGCGACGCAATGGACGGCGTTCCGCCTCGGCTTCCAGCCGCAGCTTGGAGCACCATGGTTCGAGCTGGCGGGCCTGCCGGTCTATTATCCGCCCGCCTTCTTCTGGTGGTGGTTTTCGTTCGACGCCTACGCGCCCGCGATCTTCGTCGAGGGCGGCATCATCGCGGTATCGGGCGGCTTCCTCGCCATCGCCGCCGCCATCTTCATGTCGATCATCCGGGCGCGGGAGGCGCGCAACGTCGCCACCTACGGATCGGCGCGATGGGCTGAGGACCGGGAAATCCGTGCGGCCGGATTGCTCGGCCCCGATGGCGTCTTGCTCGGCCGATACGACCGGGACTATCTGCGCCATGACGGTCCCGAGCATGTCCTATGCTTTGCCCCGACGCGTAGCGGCAAAGGCGTCGGGCTGGTGGTGCCGACGCTGCTGACATGGCCGGCATCCGCCATCGTTCACGACATAAAAGGCGAGAACTGGACGCTGACAGCGGGCTTCCGCGCGAAGCATGGCCGCGTGCTGCTGTTCGATCCGACCAACGCCAGATCGTCGGCCTACAACCCGCTGCTGGAGGTCCGGCAAGGGGAATGGGAAGTCCGCGACGTGCAGAATATCGCGGATATTCTGGTCGATCCCGAAGGCAGTCTCGACAAGCGCAACCATTGGGAAAAGACCAGCCATAGCTTGCTGGTCGGCGCGATCCTGCATGTTCTCTATGCGGAGAAGGACAAGACCTTGGCGGGCGTCGCCAACTTCCTGTCCGATCCCCGCCGCCCGGTCGAGGCAACCTTGCGCGCGATGATGGACACGCCGCATCTCGGCGAAGCAGGCGCTCATCCCGTCATCGCGTCGTCCGCCCGCGAACTGTTGAACAAATCCGAGAACGAGCGGTCGGGCGTGCTCTCCACCGCCATGTCGTTTCTCGGCCTCTACCGCGATCCCGTGGTGGCGCGGGTGACGGCGCGGTGCGACTGGCGCATTGCCGACCTGGTCGGCAGCCGCCAGCCCGTCACGCTCTATCTGGTCGTGCCGCCATCCGACATAAACCGCACCAAGCCGCTCATTCGCCTGATCCTCAACCAGATCGGCAGGCGGTTGACCGAGGAACTGACCACCTCCGGCAAGCGCCATCGGCTGCTGTTGATGCTGGACGAGTTTCCGGCGCTCGGCCGGCTCGACTTCTTTGAATCGGCGCTCGCCTTCATGGCGGGGTATGGAATCAAAGGCTTCCTGATCGCGCAGAGCCTCAACCAGATCGAGCGCGCCTATGGCCCGAACAACGCGATCCTCGACAACTGCCATGTGCGCGTCAGCTTCGCCACGAACGACGAAAGGACGGCCAAGCGGGTGAGCGACGCACTCGGCACCGCGACCGAACTGCGCGACTCCACCAACTACGCCGGGCACAGATTGGCCCCGTGGCTTGGGCATCTCATGGTTTCACGGCAGGAGACGGCCCGCCCGCTACTCACGCCGGGCGAAATCATGCAGCTTCCGCCCACCGATGAAATCGTGATGGTCGCGGGCACACCGCCGATCCGCGCGACCAAGGCCCGCTATTTCGAGGACGCGCGGTTGCAGGAACGCATCCTGACCCCGCCCGATCTGGTCGCCGCTCCGCTGGCGCCCAGTCCATCCGCCGATGATTGGTCCGGCCGTGTGGTCGCGGCGGAAAGCCATTCCGCGACCGACGCCGCACACGGGGCCGAGGGCGATCCGGCCAATGCTGGCATCCGCCGCGAGCCGGAGCTGCCTGAGCATGAGGAAATCGTCGCCCCGCCGCCATCACCCGAACAGGAGTTCGAGTTTGTGGACGACGAGCCGGACGTTGACGCGGCCAAGGCCCGCGCCATGCGCCAACGTATGAGGATGGTCGCGCGGCAGGTCGCATTGAACCCCGATGACGGAATCGACCTTTGA
- a CDS encoding LysR family substrate-binding domain-containing protein: MTAQGECGRLRIGIHALIPRSFLTELIRHYREAHTGIEVEITEGTARDAVMQLRADQLDVAFVAGKPEMPDCHTRPIWTEPLVVVLSDGHRLAGQSAITWSDLVGETFIVRYGGTGPQVHDHIVLRLAGRWPAPSILRFDVGRGTLLSMVGQGFGITIVGEATSLLPTTGIVFLPFLDEPEPVAFTAVWSPFNRSSALKNLLNLAGKMKRDGDSPNRFLDGTRPAR; the protein is encoded by the coding sequence ATGACAGCTCAAGGAGAATGTGGCCGGCTTCGCATCGGCATCCATGCCTTGATCCCACGCAGCTTTCTCACGGAGCTGATCCGTCATTATCGGGAAGCCCATACCGGCATTGAGGTCGAGATAACCGAAGGCACGGCCCGCGATGCGGTGATGCAGCTTCGTGCTGACCAGCTCGACGTGGCGTTCGTCGCGGGCAAGCCCGAGATGCCCGACTGCCATACCCGACCGATCTGGACCGAACCGCTGGTGGTGGTGCTATCGGATGGGCATCGCCTCGCCGGGCAGTCCGCAATCACTTGGTCCGATCTGGTCGGCGAGACTTTCATTGTTCGCTATGGTGGCACCGGCCCGCAGGTCCATGACCATATCGTGCTGCGCCTTGCCGGGCGTTGGCCCGCACCGTCGATCCTGCGCTTTGATGTGGGGCGCGGCACGCTGCTATCTATGGTCGGACAAGGCTTCGGCATCACTATCGTCGGCGAGGCCACGTCATTATTGCCGACGACCGGCATCGTCTTCCTGCCCTTCCTCGATGAACCGGAGCCGGTTGCCTTTACAGCCGTCTGGTCGCCGTTCAATCGCAGCTCCGCACTGAAAAATCTACTCAACCTCGCAGGCAAAATGAAGCGTGACGGCGATTCGCCCAATCGTTTCCTCGATGGCACTCGACCGGCACGATAA
- the floR gene encoding chloramphenicol/florfenicol efflux MFS transporter FloR, with protein MTITRPAWAYTLPAALLLMAPFDILASLAMDIYLPVVPAMPGILNTTPAMIQLTLSLYIVMLGVGQVIFGPLSDRIGRRPILLAGATAFVIASLGAAWSSTAPAFVAFRLLQAVGASAMLVATFATVRDVYASRPEGVVIYGLFSSMLAFVPALGPIAGALIGEFLGWQAIFIALAILAMLALLNAGFRWHETRPLDQAKTRRSVLPIFASPAFWVYTIGFSAGMGTFFVFFSTAPRVLIGQAEYSEIGFSFAFATVALVMIVTTRFAKSFVTRWGIAGCVARGMALLVFGAVLLGIGELFGSPSFLTFIVPMWVMAVAIVFTVSVTANGALAEFDDIAGSAVAFYFCVQSLIVSIVGTLAVTLLNGDTAWPVICYATAMAVLVSLGLALLRLRGTATEKSPVV; from the coding sequence ATGACCATCACACGCCCTGCATGGGCCTATACGCTGCCGGCAGCCCTACTGCTGATGGCTCCCTTCGACATCCTCGCTTCACTGGCGATGGATATTTATCTCCCCGTCGTTCCAGCGATGCCCGGCATCCTGAACACGACGCCCGCCATGATCCAACTCACGTTGAGCCTCTATATTGTGATGCTCGGTGTGGGCCAGGTGATTTTTGGTCCGCTCTCAGACCGCATCGGGCGACGGCCAATTCTACTTGCGGGCGCAACGGCTTTCGTCATTGCGTCTCTGGGAGCAGCTTGGTCTTCAACTGCACCAGCCTTTGTCGCTTTCCGTCTGCTTCAAGCAGTCGGCGCGTCGGCCATGCTGGTGGCGACGTTCGCGACGGTTCGCGACGTTTATGCCAGTCGTCCTGAGGGTGTCGTCATCTACGGCCTTTTCAGTTCGATGCTGGCGTTCGTACCTGCGCTCGGCCCTATCGCCGGAGCGTTGATCGGCGAGTTCTTGGGATGGCAGGCGATATTCATTGCTTTGGCTATACTGGCGATGCTCGCACTCCTAAATGCGGGTTTCAGGTGGCACGAAACCCGCCCTCTGGATCAAGCGAAGACGCGCCGATCTGTTTTGCCGATCTTCGCGAGTCCGGCTTTTTGGGTTTACACCATCGGCTTTAGCGCCGGTATGGGCACCTTCTTCGTCTTCTTCTCGACGGCTCCCCGTGTGCTCATAGGCCAAGCGGAATATTCCGAGATCGGATTCAGCTTTGCCTTCGCCACTGTCGCGCTTGTAATGATCGTGACAACTCGTTTCGCGAAGTCCTTTGTCACCAGATGGGGCATCGCGGGATGCGTAGCGCGTGGAATGGCGTTGCTCGTTTTCGGGGCGGTCCTGTTGGGGATCGGCGAACTCTTCGGTTCGCCGTCATTCCTCACCTTCATCGTGCCGATGTGGGTCATGGCGGTCGCCATTGTCTTCACTGTGTCCGTTACCGCGAACGGCGCTTTGGCAGAGTTCGACGACATCGCAGGATCAGCGGTCGCGTTCTACTTCTGCGTTCAAAGCCTGATAGTCAGCATTGTCGGGACATTGGCGGTGACGCTGTTAAACGGTGACACAGCGTGGCCGGTGATCTGTTACGCCACGGCGATGGCAGTGCTGGTGTCGTTGGGGCTGGCGCTCCTTCGGCTCCGTGGGACTGCCACCGAGAAGTCGCCAGTCGTCTAA